The genomic interval CCGTGAGTAGTATGGATCTACCGACCATCGGAGCCACTATTAGGGTGGCGATAGTCCCCCCTATGAAGACAGTTCCGAGGGGCTCCGATAGAGCTGCTAGCTCCTTCCTCACCCTCAGCCTCCTGAATAACCAGGAGAAGAAGCCGACCACTAGAGCTCCCGGGATGCCACCGGGATAGGCGAAGATAGTTCCCGTGCCAATCGCTATCCTCATCGTCCCGACTATCATGGATATGAGGGCAGCCCACCAAGGTCCTAAGAGGACTCCGGAGATAGCGTTTATCATGTGCTGCCCCGGGTACACCTTGAAGGCGAGTATTGGGAAGGAGAGCAGAGGTGATATCACGACGCCCAAGGCCGATAAAACCCCAGCTGTAACTAACTTCCTCATCATGCTATCGACCTCACCACCTCAGCTAAGGAGACGGCATCCCTCCCCAGGAGCACTATCATCGGCTCCTTCCCCCAGTCCCCCCTGTGGAATATCGCATCAGGTACTCTGCCAGCTCTCTCGACGGCTACCCTGACCCCCCAGGGTATCGTGGCCCCCTCCCTAGCTTTGACCTCCCCGGGCTCCTCCCTCCTATCGTACCAAGAGACCTTCAGCCCCATGCTCGAGAGCCTCTCCAAGTTCTCATCGCTGTAAGCTATGTTTATAGCGGCCCTTATCTCCCTATCGTAGAGCCTAGATGTGAGGATGTACCTAGCTAAGTGATCGCTCGCACCGAACTCAGGGTAAGAGGTAGCTTTAAGCTTCCTACCCACTAAATGGATCCTCCCCGGGACCGCGGCAACGTCATAAGAGTCCCTAGCGTATGGGAGGCTCATAGCGACATTGATCCCCACTTCCGGAGCTATCTTCCTCGCATCCTCTATCCCCTCGAGTATCCTGACTGCTTCAACTACTCTCATCAAAGTAGAGTACCTCTCCGATTCATTGTATAAGGAGGCCATCGGGTTCAGTGGCCCGTGCCCCTTCCCAACGGGTATCCCGTACATTATAGCGTGAGTGACTAGGTCCTTAGCGACCCTGAATGCTTCCCTGAGGTCCTTCCCTTTAGCTAGTTCCGCAGTTATCGCTGCTGAGAAGGAGCATCCAGTACCGTGAGTGTTCCTGCTCTCCAATCTGGGTGCCCTCAGCTCGATGAAATCCCCCTGGTAGAAGAGGATATCGATGCTCTCGCTCCCCTCCGTATGGCCCCCCTTCACTATCACCCCCTCCGGTCCCATATCAGCTATGAGCCTAGCAGCTCTCCTAGCGTCCTCAACGCTCTTTACCTTCACGCCGGCCAGGACTTCAGCTTCCCTAGCGTTAGGCGTGACTACTTTAGCTACGGGGA from Candidatus Korarchaeum sp. carries:
- the thiW gene encoding energy coupling factor transporter S component ThiW — its product is MMRKLVTAGVLSALGVVISPLLSFPILAFKVYPGQHMINAISGVLLGPWWAALISMIVGTMRIAIGTGTIFAYPGGIPGALVVGFFSWLFRRLRVRKELAALSEPLGTVFIGGTIATLIVAPMVGRSILLTATWVTWAMSSVPGSIAGYLILEGLRRIGIEEI
- a CDS encoding bifunctional hydroxymethylpyrimidine kinase/phosphomethylpyrimidine kinase, with the translated sequence MVWIDLKRVPVALTIAGSDSGGGAGIQADLKTFAALGVHGTVAITSITAQNTKEVRAVQDVSVDVIKAQIEAVVSDIGVDAAKTGMLHTSEIIEAVSEEISRYKIPLVVDPVMIAKSGAPLLKEDAVGSLIRSLLPVAKVVTPNAREAEVLAGVKVKSVEDARRAARLIADMGPEGVIVKGGHTEGSESIDILFYQGDFIELRAPRLESRNTHGTGCSFSAAITAELAKGKDLREAFRVAKDLVTHAIMYGIPVGKGHGPLNPMASLYNESERYSTLMRVVEAVRILEGIEDARKIAPEVGINVAMSLPYARDSYDVAAVPGRIHLVGRKLKATSYPEFGASDHLARYILTSRLYDREIRAAINIAYSDENLERLSSMGLKVSWYDRREEPGEVKAREGATIPWGVRVAVERAGRVPDAIFHRGDWGKEPMIVLLGRDAVSLAEVVRSIA